In Gopherus flavomarginatus isolate rGopFla2 chromosome 1, rGopFla2.mat.asm, whole genome shotgun sequence, a single genomic region encodes these proteins:
- the BHLHE41 gene encoding class E basic helix-loop-helix protein 41 yields MSGRETARGGETNCFTLSPVHKRDRGCMCAVLLKDLQRLSASHRFNQKQQQKNQLLSNMDEGIPRLQDRQLLEHVDFIGLDYPSLYLCKPKRGMKRDESKETYKLPHRLIEKKRRDRINECIAQLKDLLPEHLKLTTLGHLEKAVVLELTLKHLKALTALTEQQHQNIIALQNGERSVKSPIQCDLDAFHSGFQTCAKEVLQYLSRFESWTPREQRCAQLVNHLHAVSTQFLPSPQLLTPQVPVSKGSSSSCAQDRTGQKLEAQTNCVPVIQRTHPPVELGGENDTDTDSGYGGESEGRPDREKGQAAGLPGVTIKQEPAGDEAPAPKRLKLDCSSATLPAAAAATLSPDHQAAAALLRPDAALLSSLMAFGGGGAAFGPQAAAAPLCLPFYFISPSAAAAYMQPLLDKSNLEKYLYPAAAPIPLLYSGIPAQTAAAFPCLSSVLTPADKANAAAAAAASALLPLDVVSAGHHLPHLFAAACETGPSLDSDLPSPEDLLQPGKESP; encoded by the exons ATGAGTGGGAGAGagacagcgaggggaggggagacaaacTGCTTCACACTTTCCCCGGTGCACAAGAGAGACAGAGGCTGCATGTGCGCAGTTTTGCTCAAAGATCTCCAAAGACTCTCAGCATCCCACAGATTCAAtcaaaagcaacaacaaaaaaatcagctGTTGTCAAACATGGATGAAGGAATCCCTCGTTTGCAAGATAGGCAGTTGCTAGAACATGTGGATTTTATAGG ACTGGACTATCCATCCTTATATTTGTGCAAACCCAAAAGAGGCATGAAAAGAGACGAGAGTAAG GAAACATACAAACTACCACATAGATTGATAGAAAAGAAGAGGCGAGACAGGATTAATGAATGCATTGCTCAGCTAAAAGATTTATTACCAGAGCATCTGAAATTGACG ACACTGGGGCATCTGGAGAAAGCTGTAGTTTTGGAATTAACTTTGAAACACTTGAAAGCTTTAACAGCCTTAACGGAGCAACAGCATCAGAATATAATTGCTTTACAGAATG GGGAGCGGTCTGTGAAGTCCCCCATTCAGTGCGACCTGGATGCTTTCCATTCGGGATTTCAAACGTGCGCCAAAGAAGTCTTGCAATACCTCTCCAGGTTTGAAAGCTGGACTCCCAGAGAGCAGAGATGTGCCCAGCTCGTAAACCATCTGCACGCGGTTTCCACTCAGTTCTTACCCAGCCCCCAGCTGTTGACTCCACAGGTCCCTGTGAGCAAaggatcctcctcctcctgtgcaCAAGATCGCACCGGGCAAAAGCTGGAGGCTCAGACTAACTGCGTCCCTGTCATCCAGCGGACTCACCCGCCCGTGGAGCTCGGCGGGGAGAACGACACAGACACGGATAGCGGCTATGGGGGGGAGAGCGAGGGCCGGCCGGATCGCGAGAAAGGCCAAGCGGCTGGGCTGCCCGGCGTGACTATCAAACAGGAGCCAGCCGGGGacgaggccccagcgcccaagagGCTGAAGCTGGATTGCAGCAGCGCCACGCTCCCTGCTGCAGCCGCCGCCACGCTGAGCCCGGATCAccaggcagctgctgccctgCTGAGACCCGACGCCgccctgctcagctccctcaTGGCCttcggcgggggcggggctgcttTTGGCCCGCAAGCCGCCGCCGCCCCCCTTTGCCTGCCCTTCTACTTCATCTCCCCCTCCGCGGCCGCGGCCTACATGCAGCCCTTGCTGGACAAGAGCAACCTGGAGAAATATCTGTACCCGGCCGCCGCCCCGATCCCTTTGCTCTACTCCGGAATCCCGGCCCAGACCGCCGCCGCCTTCCCCTGCCTGTCTTCGGTGCTGACGCCGGCTGATAAGGCGAACGCAGCTGCCGCCGCCGCTGCCTCGGCCCTTCTGCCTCTTGACGTGGTCTCTGCTGGGCACCACCTGCCCCATCTCTTCGCTGCTGCCTGCGAGACTGGGCCCAGCCTGGACAGTGACCTTCCCTCCCCGGAAGATCTTTTGCAGCCCGGAAAGGAAAGCCCCTGA